TAACTATACCACCTTATCTTCCCTGAACTTTCGAATCTGCTCCCGACTGTAGCCAACCGAGCTAAGAACCTCGTCGTTGTGTTCTCCTAAAGCGGGAAAGCTCGGCTTCACCTCCCCGGGGGTTGTTGACAGCTTGATCGGGATCCCGGGAAGGATCACGTCTTTGCCCGATTCCTTAAAATTCGCCAGTTTGATTATCATTTCTCGCGCCTTTACTTGGGGATGTTCTGATACCTCTTCGAGGTTCAAAACCGGCGTAAAGCAGATGTCGTCCTCTGCAAAAAAGTCGACCCATTCCTGCTTGGTCTTGGTCCGCATGATATTTCTCAGATCAGCTATCATTTCCGACTGCATTTCGGGACGGTACTGTTGCTCGATATACTGCGGACGGCCGACCTTTTGGCAGAACTGGGCCCAGAACTTCTCTTCTATCGCCCCCACACTCACATACTGCCCGTCTTTGGTCTCGTAAACGTTGTAGCAGGCATAGCCACCAGTCAGCAATCCATCACCACGGCGGGGTACCTCTCCTTCTCCCGCCCACTCGCCGAAGGTATAAGCCAGAAGACTGACGGATCCATCCAGCATGGCTATATCGCAAAGTTGGCCTTCTCCTGTCTTCTGTCTGTGGATAAGAGCCATAAGGATACCTATTACTGCATATAAGGTGCCACCTGCAATATCGGCAATCTGAACCCCACAAAGGGCAGGTAGGCTGTCTTTCGTCCCGTTCAGAAGGGTTACCCCGGCTAAGTTCAGGTAATTCAGGTCATGTCCAGCCATGTCTCGCCAGGGACCACTAAGACCGTATCCGGTGATAGCGCAATATATCAGCTTCGGGTTAATCTTTTTTAGCTCCTCGTAACCTAAACCTAGTCTATCCATAACCCCAGGGCGGAACTGGTCCACCACAACATCGGACACAGCCGTCAGTTTCTTAAATATCTCTTTAGCTTCCTCTTTCCTAAGGTCCAATGTGATGCTCTTCTTATTGCGGTTGACCGTGTAGAAACGCGCACTTTCTCCAGCTATGAGCGGTGGCAAATGCCTCCCTAAATCCCCGGTCCCAGGGTCCTCGACTTTAATGACTTCTGCCCCGAAATCAGCCAGTATTTGGGTACAAAACGGTCCAGGCAGGTACCGAGAAAGATCCAACACCCGAATACCTGCCAAAGGTAAATTCTTATTCACCAGTAATCCCCCCCCACCTACAAATTATCTGCCAATTTGCGGTAGAAGACAATCCCTCTCCGCCTACAGCCAGACCGCTTGCTTTCCTCCTATCCCGTACTTGGCAGCCTTGCGAACAACCGTTGATGCGTCAACCTTCAGCGCCCTGGCCATCTGGCGCGTCGTGCGGAACTGAACATAGGCTTTCTCTAATATCTGTTTCTCGACGCTTTCTACCGCCTCTCGTAAAGGAACTATATCTAAGACATGTACTTTATTCGACCAGTCCTTGGCCAAATTTCCGAAATGTGAAGGTAAATCCTGGACCGTTATGGTATCGCTAGGTGTTATTACCACCAGGCGCTCCATCAGGTTTTCCAACTCGCGAACGTTTCCCGGCCAGTCATATTCCATAAAAAGGTCAATTACTTCCGGAGAAATCCTTTTCACTTGCTTGTACTTGCGGTTAAACACCTGAAGGAAATGGACTACCAGAGACGGAATCTCTTCCTTCCTCTGTCGCAACGGCGGCACATTTACTGGGACCACGTTCAGACGGTAGTACAAGTCTTCTCTAAACTCTTTTCTCCGCACCATATCTACCAGGTTACGGTTGGTCGCAGCCACGATACGGATGTCTACCTTGAGCGGCTTAATCCCTCCTACCCGCACGATTTCCCGGCTCTGTATTACCCGAAGCAGCTTTACTTGAAGGTTCAAAGGAAGATCTCCGATCTCATCCAAGAACAAAGTCCCGCCATTGGCTAATTCGAAATACCCAGCCTTCCCTTCCTTTCTCGCCCCAGTGAAAGCTCCGGCATCATAACCAAAAAGCTCCGATTCCAGCAAACTCTCAGGGATTGCCCCGCAGTTAACTTTGATGAAAGGCCCGTCTTTCCGAGCGCTGTTAGCGTGAATGGTTTCAGCTAGTAGTTCCTTCCCGGTACCTGACTCCCCCGTTATCAGTACTGTAGAATCGACTTGTGCTACTCTGATGATGGTTTCCATAAGATCCCTCATCCGCGGTGATCTCACGACCATCTTGCCCGATCCCGCATACTGCAAGCGGAGGGTTCGTAATTGCTTTTCATAGTGTTCACTCAAGCCCTCGACCTGCTCCAGCCTTTGTTTCAACATGTTCAATTCAGTTACGTCTCTGACATTACAGACCACCCTAAAAATATTGCCTTTCTTGTCGAAGACCGGCGTTCCCGTCGCTAGGGTTGTCTTGCCTGTCTTGGCATAAAGCTGAATAATAGTAACCGGTTGCCTTTGCTTTAAAACCTGAGCTGTAACCGACTCCGAAACGATTCCTTCTTCAACTATATCTTCAACATTCCGGTTCAAAAACTCA
The sequence above is drawn from the Syntrophothermus lipocalidus DSM 12680 genome and encodes:
- a CDS encoding CaiB/BaiF CoA transferase family protein, with product MNKNLPLAGIRVLDLSRYLPGPFCTQILADFGAEVIKVEDPGTGDLGRHLPPLIAGESARFYTVNRNKKSITLDLRKEEAKEIFKKLTAVSDVVVDQFRPGVMDRLGLGYEELKKINPKLIYCAITGYGLSGPWRDMAGHDLNYLNLAGVTLLNGTKDSLPALCGVQIADIAGGTLYAVIGILMALIHRQKTGEGQLCDIAMLDGSVSLLAYTFGEWAGEGEVPRRGDGLLTGGYACYNVYETKDGQYVSVGAIEEKFWAQFCQKVGRPQYIEQQYRPEMQSEMIADLRNIMRTKTKQEWVDFFAEDDICFTPVLNLEEVSEHPQVKAREMIIKLANFKESGKDVILPGIPIKLSTTPGEVKPSFPALGEHNDEVLSSVGYSREQIRKFREDKVV
- a CDS encoding sigma 54-interacting transcriptional regulator, with the translated sequence MKLAEIMTPDPIMLSPCMTAREAARVFSEHRIDSAPVVDQNQRLVGLLTKSHLLRVLGQGLSPEILVEQIMTRHVQTCSPEDELDSIIYPDRGRYPVVDGDKVVGMVTRTNLLRVFFDSYHKLSTEFETILNSTHNLIISIDEYERIEVFNRAAEEVLGVKAGEVRGKKITDVIPSSGLGEVVKSGRPETLQKVELNGRTLVSNRTPIIKDGKIIGAVAVLQDMSEIEEISKELKYVKELNEELNAVFESSFDGLYIADGNGITLRLNKAFERITGINGREFLNRNVEDIVEEGIVSESVTAQVLKQRQPVTIIQLYAKTGKTTLATGTPVFDKKGNIFRVVCNVRDVTELNMLKQRLEQVEGLSEHYEKQLRTLRLQYAGSGKMVVRSPRMRDLMETIIRVAQVDSTVLITGESGTGKELLAETIHANSARKDGPFIKVNCGAIPESLLESELFGYDAGAFTGARKEGKAGYFELANGGTLFLDEIGDLPLNLQVKLLRVIQSREIVRVGGIKPLKVDIRIVAATNRNLVDMVRRKEFREDLYYRLNVVPVNVPPLRQRKEEIPSLVVHFLQVFNRKYKQVKRISPEVIDLFMEYDWPGNVRELENLMERLVVITPSDTITVQDLPSHFGNLAKDWSNKVHVLDIVPLREAVESVEKQILEKAYVQFRTTRQMARALKVDASTVVRKAAKYGIGGKQAVWL